TTCCTGACCGCCGCGCAGGTCGATCAGCTTGCGGCGGTCGCCGATGTGCTCGGCATTCCGGTGCTCGCCTATGGCCTGCGCACGGATTTCACCGGCGCGCTGTTCGAAGGCTCGGCGCGGCTGCTCGCGCTCGCCGACGCGCTGGTCGAGATCAAGTCGGTGTGCCGCTGCGGGCGCAAGGCGACGATGAACTTGCGGGTCGATGCCGAAGGCCGCGCGGTGGCGCAGGGCGCGCAAACCGAGATCGGCGGGAACGATCGCTATGTGGCGCTGTGTCGCCGCCATTTCGTCGAGGCGATCGCGGCCGCCGACTGAGCGGTGCGCTGGTGAAACGCTGCCGACCCACCTAGATCACGGACATGAACCCTAATTCCTTCGTCTACGACATCGCCGTCTGGCTGATCCCGCTGGTGATCGCGATCGTGTTCCACGAGGTCGCGCACGGCCTAGTCGCGCGGGCGCTGGGGGATCCGACGGCCGCGGAGCGCAAGCGCCTGTCGCTCAATCCGCTTCGCCACGTCGACCCGATCGGCACGGTCGCATTGCCGCTGATCCTCGCGCTCGCCAAAGCGCCCGTGTTCGGCTGGGCGAAGCCGGTCCTGGTCAACTATGCGCGGCTGCGCTCGCCCCGGCGCGACATGATGCTGGTCGCGCTGGCCGGCCCGGGCATGAACTTCGCGCTCGCGCTGGTCGGCGCGGTGCTGCTGGGTGTCCTTCTAGCCGTGGCGGATGGTGCCCAGCCGGGCAGCCTCACGGCGTTTGCCGGCGAGAATCTGCTCAACTTCGTTGCCGTGAACATCTTCCTGGCGTTGTTCAATCTGTTGCCGATCCCGCCCTTCGACGGCGGGCATGTTGTGCAGGGCCTGCTGCCGCCGCCGCTTGCGAAGCGCTGGGCGTCGTTCGGGCGGTTCGGATTTCCGCTGCTGTTCATCCTGCTGCTCGTGGTTCCCGCGATCTGGCCGAACGCCAACATCGTCGCGCGACTGATTGTTCCCCCGGCGCAGGCAGTGACCGGGTGGTATCTGTCGATCGCCGCGGCGATAGCCGGCTGATGCATGGCTGGATCGTCCTCGACAAGCCGCTGGGACTCGGCTCGACCCAGGGGGTGAGCGCGGTCAAGCGCGCGCTGCGCGAGGGTGGCTACGGCAAGTGGAAGGTCGGCCATGGCGGCACACTCGATCCGCTGGCGACCGGGGTGCTGCCGATCGCGGTGGGCGAAGCCACCAAGCTCGCGGGCCGCATGCTCGACAGCGACAAACTCTATGATTTCACCATCCGCTTCGGCGTGGAGACCGACACGCTCGATCTGGAGGGCGGCGAGGTCGCGGTGTCCGAGGTTCGGCCGTCGCGCAACGAGGTGGCAGCGATCCTGCCGCGCTTCACCGGTCCGATCGAGCAGATCCCGCCCGTCTTTTCCGCGCTCAAGGTCGATGGCGAGCGCGCCTATGATCTGGCGCGCAAGGGCGAGACGGTTGCACTCGCGAGCCGCGCGGTGACGATTCATGCGCTGGAGATTCGGGATATCGGCGAGGACAGCGCCACGCTCACTGCCCATGTATCCAAAGGCACCTATATCCGTTCCCTCGCGCGCGACATCGCGCACGCGCTCGGCACGGTCGGCCATGTGACGATGCTCCGCCGCATCAAGGCGGGACCGTTCACCCTCGATTCCGCGATTTCGCTGGACAAACTGGCCGATGCCGCTAAGGGCCAGCGGCTTGAAGATTGCCTCCTGCCGTTGAGGGCGGGGCTGGACGACATCCCGGCTCTATCCCTCACCCCCGATCAGGCAGGGCTGCTCCGTCAGGGGCAAAAGCTGGTCGGGATCGCCGCTGATGATGGCCAACACTTTGCGCTGAACGGCGACACGCCGGTCGCGCTGGTCGAGGTTTCGGACGGAGACGTCCGGGTCGTCCGCGGCTTCAACCTGTAAGCCATGATGTCGAAGGAAAGCACATGTCGATCACGACCGAGCGCAAGGAAGCGCTCATCAAGGAACATGGCCGCGCCGAAGGCGATACCGGCAGCCCCGAAGTCCAGGTGGCGATCCTCACCGAGCGGATCCAGAACCTGACCGGTCACTTCAAGGGCCACGCCAAGGACAATCACTCGCGCCGCGGCCTGCTGATGCTGGTCAACAAGCGCCGCAGCCTCCTCGACTACCTCCGCAAGAAGGACGGGGACCGCTACACCGCACTCATCGCGAAGCTCGGCCTTCGCAAGTAACCGGAAAGGCGGCCTTCGGGTCGCCTTTTTGCAATGCCGGCCCCGGACCCGATCCGGGGCGGGACCCATGGGGCCGAGGCAATCCGGCCGGAGCCCTGAAAAGGGGTGCAATCACCCCGCACCGCGCAAGCCGGACAGCTTGCACACAGGCCCCGGGCGCATAGGGCGTCCGGTCCAAAGGAAATCAGATGTTCGACAAGAAAACCGTATCGATCGAGTGGGGCGGACAAACCCTGACACTCGAAACGGGCAAGGTTGCCCGCCAGGCCGACGGCGCCATCATGGCGACGCTCGGCGAAACCGTGGTGCTGTGCGCCGTCACCGCCGCGAAGACCGTGAAGGAAGGGCAGGATTTCTTCCCGCTCACCGTCCACTATCAGGAGAAGTATTCGGCCGCGGGACGCATCCCGGGCGGCTTCTTCAAGCGCGAGCGCGGCGCGACCGAGAAGGAGACCCTGGTCTCCCGCCTGATCGACCGCCCCATCCGCCCGCTGTTCCCCGAGGGGTTCTACAACGAGATCAACGCCATCGCTCAGGTGCTGAGCTATGACGGCGAGAACGAGCCCGATATCCTCGCGATGGTCGCGGCCTCGGCCGCCCTCACCATCTCGGGCGTGCCGTTCATGGGCCCGATCGGCGCCGCGCGCGTCGGCTATGTCGATGGCGAATATATCCTCAACCCGACCGACGAGCAGGTTGCCGAGGGCGATCTCGATCTCGTCGTCGCCGCCACCTACGACGCGGTGATGATGGTCGAATCCGAAGCCAATGAGCTGTCGGAAGAGATCATGCTCGGCGCCGTGCTGTTCGCGCACGACGCGTGCCGCGAGGTGATCAAGGCGATCGTCAAGCTCGCCGAGCAGGCCGCCAAGGAGCCGTGGGAGCTCGACCTGGTCGACGACAAGTCGGCGACGCTCGCCAAGCTCAACGAAGTCATCGGCGCCGACATCGCCGCCGCCTACAAGCTGACCGACAAGCAGCAGCGCCAGAACGCGCTCAACGCCGCGCGCACCAAGGCACGCGACGCCTTCGCCGATCTCAAGGAAAGCGATCCGGCGCAGTATCTCGGTACGCTCAAGCTGGTGAAGAAGCTCGAGGCGAACATCGTCCGCGGCGCGATCCTCAAGGACGGCATCCGCATCGACGGCCGCTCGACCACGCAGATCCGCCCGATCGTGGCGGAGACGCACTTCCTGCCGCGCGCGCACGGCTCGGCGCTGTTCACCCGCGGCGAGACGCAGACCATCGCCACCTGTACGCTCGGCACCAAGGACGCCGAGCAGATGATCGATGGCCTGAACGGCCTCAGCTACCAGCACTTCATGCTGCACTATAACTTCCCGCCCTATTCGGTCGGCGAAGTCGGCCGCTTCGGCGCGCCGGGCCGCCGCGAAGTCGGCCATGGCAAGCTGGCGTGGCGCGCGCTGCACCCGGTGCTGCCGACCAAGGACGAGTTCCCCTACACCGTGCGCCTGACCAGCGACATCACCGAGTCCAATGGCTCGTCGTCGATGGCGTCGGTGTGCGGCGGGTCGCTCGCGATGATGGACGCCGGCGTGCCGATCAAGCGTCCGGTCAGCGGCATCGCGATGGGCCTGATCCTCGAGGGCAAGGATTTCGCGATCCTCAGCGACATCCTCGGCGACGAGGATCACCTCGGCGACATGGACTTCAAGGTGGCGGGCACGTCCGAAGGCATCACCACGATGCAGATGGACATCAAGATCGCCGGCATCACCAAGGAGATCTTCGAGGCAGCGCTGAAGCAGGCCAAGGACGGCCGCGCGCACATCCTGGGCGAGATGAACAAGGCGCTGGGCGAGGCTCGCTCGGAGCTGTCGGCGCATGCGCCGCGCATCGAGACGATGCAGATCGACAAGTCGAAGATCCGCGACGTGATCGGCACTGGAGGCAAGGTGATCCGCGAGATCGTCGCCACCACCGGCGCCAAGGTCGATATCGATGACGAGGGCGTGATCAAGATCAGCTCGTCCGACGTGTCGCAGATCGAAGCCGCAATGAACTGGATCAAGGGCATCGTCGAAGAGGCCGAGGTCGGCAAGATCTACAACGGCAAGGTCGTCAACTTGGTCGATTTCGGCGCGTTCGTGAACTTCATGGGCGGCAAGGACGGCCTCGTCCACGTCTCGGAGATCAAGAACGAGCGCGTCGAGAAGGTCTCGGATGTCCTGAGCGAAGGCCAGGAGGTCAAGGTCAAGGTGCTCGAGATCGATCAGCGCGGCAAGGTCCGCCTGTCGATGCGCGTTGTCGACCAGGAGACCGGCGAGGAGCTCGAGGACACGCGTCCGGCCCGTGAGCCGCGTGAGCGTGGCGAGCGTGGTGACCGGGGCGAAGGCCGAGGTGACCGTCGTCGCGACGGCGGGCGCGGTGGCGATCGGGGCGACCGTGGTCCCCGTCGCGAGGGCGGCGATCGCGATCGCGGCCCGCGCGGTGATCGTGGTCCCCGTAGCGAGCGCTCCGAAAGCAAGGACGAAGGCGGCGAGGACATCGGCCTGCCGGCGTTCCTGACCGGCGGAGACGACTGAGCGTTTCAAACTCAGGTTGAAATGAAGAGGGCTCCGGGGAAACCGGGGCCCTTTTTTGTCCATACTGGTCGTCACAAGTGACTGATTTCACACAGCTGATGGTCCAAACGGGCGGCACGGCGAGTCGCTCGCATGTCCCTTTGGCCAACTAGTGGCGCCTATCGGGGACGACTAAAGCGACGTTGATCTAGACACCGGGGAATTGTGAGTAATGGCGCGATCCGATCTGCAACGGGATCGGCCCGCTGGGTTGCAAGCGGCATTGGCACTGGTCCTGCTCCTGGCCGGCTGCAGCGGTGGCGGGGGCAGTGACAGCAGCTCCGGCGGAGTCGTGACGCCGGTGCCGACCCCTACGCCGTCAGCCTCCCCGGCGCCGACCGTCACGCTGACCGCCTCGCCCGCCACGGTCGCGCCCGGCGCGTCGACGACGCTCAGCTGGACCAGCTCCGCCGGCGCGACTGGCTGCACCGCCAGCGGCGGCGCGCCGTTCAGCGGCGCCCAGCCGGCGAGCGGGAGCGTCACGGTCAATCCGGGTGCGACCACCAACTATGTGCTCAACTGCACCTTCGGCTCGGGCGCGGTTACGGGATCGGCCACCGTGACGGTGCAGGGACCGCCGCCGGCTGCCGGTGCTGCTGCCGCCTTCGCCAATCCCGACAATGGCGGTATTCCGGACCGCAGCCTGCACCCGCTCGCCTTCCCCACCGCGATCGGCTTCGGCCGCAGCACCAGCGTCCGCGCGGCCAACGCCGTGGTGTACAAGATCGACACGCTCGACGACGTCGCCAATCCGAACGACGGCAAGATCAGCTATCGCGAATGCGCGCTCGCGCTCGCCGTCACCACGCCCTATGCGATTCCCGCCGGGCGCCCCCGCTATTGCGTGTTCGACGTGGCGGGCGCGATCATCCTGCAATCGCCCGCACAGATCACCACGCCGAAAATCTATATCGCCGGCCAGACCTCGCCCGGCGGGATCGAGTTCCGCCTCGGCGCCAACTACAACCCAGTCGATTCGCTGATCGACACGCGGCGTGGCGGCGATCACATGATCCTGCGCCATGTCCGCACGCGGCTCGGCGAGCATCCCGGTCGCTCCTCGGACAATGGCGATCCGATCCGGCTGCAGGGCACCAGCTTCCAGATCATCGACCATGTCTCGACCATGTTCGGCACCGACGAGAGCCTCGACACGGCCTGCGCGAACTGCACGATTCAATGGTCGATCATCGGCCCCAACATCTGTCTCAACGCAGGGCACAGCTCGTCGCTGCACTGCAAGACCTTCTTCTTGAAGCCCGCCAACAACGTCACCATCGCGCACAATCTGACGCAGCATGGCGACCAGCGCGGGATCAACATCGCGGTGGGCATCAACCCGCCGGCCGCGGGCAACACCGGCCAGACCGACATCTTCAACAACGTGGTCTATGACTTCATCTCGGAGAGCGGGCTGATCTCCAACCAGTTCGGCAGCGTGTATGCCAACTATATCGGCAACGTGAACCTGCGCGGTCCGCGCTACAATGCCAGCGACGGCAACTATTTGATGGCCCTCTACACGCCCGGCGGCGCGTCGAGCTTCGGTTTCGACATCTACGCCCGCGACAATGTGACCCCGCGCACCCGCATTTCCGGCCAGTTCGGATCGACCGTCACCGATCCCTTCGTCAACGCCGCGGGCTTCATCGCGCATGTCGTGCCCTCGACGATCTGCGGTGTGACCCCCGCCGGCGTCGCGGACTGCACGCGCAACGGGCTCGGCGTGGTGCAGAACAGCACCTATGCGATCGCGCCGGGCCGCTCGCTGATGTTCGATCCCGCCAAGATCACCTCGCCCGAGCAGGCGCTGCGCGACGTGATGGCCTATGCCGGCGCCGACCGCTGCCGCGACGGCGCGTGTCGCGACAATGTCGATGCGCTCTATATCGACGACCTGCGCACCTGCGACTCCTCGCCTTGGCTGTTCGCATCGGACTGGGCCTCGTCGGTCGCGCAGGCCGGCGGCTGGGCGAACCTCACGCAGGGCGCCGCCCGGGCCGACGCCGACAATGACGGCATGCCCGATGATTGGGAGCGCCGCTTCACCAACACCAACCCCAATGTCTGGGACGCCAATGCCGATGCCGATGGCGACGGCTATCCCAATATCGAGGAATATCTGAACGCGCTGGCGCAGGACGATGTGCGCTATTCGGGCTTCGTCGGCTCGGGCACGGGCCGCGTCCCGGCCTATAATTGCGGACGGCCGATGTACTGAGGGGAGGGGCGCGGTCTGCGATTGATTTTCTGCATCCGGGCGCCCGGCTCTGGCGTGGTGACAGGGGCGTACCGATATCCGCCGCCGCCCCATTCCTCCGACAAAAAAGGGATCTTCCCATGCCCAGCCAAGTCCTGGCCTATGCCGCGCAATCGGCGACCACCCCGCTTGCCCCGTTCAGCTTCGACCGGCGCGACGTCCAGCCCGACGACGTCGCGATCGAGATCCTGTTCTGCGGCGTGTGCCATTCGGACCTCCACACCGCGCGCAGCGAGTGGGACGGCACGATCTTTCCCTGCGTCCCCGGCCACGAGATCGTCGGGCGGGCGAGTGCGGTGGGCAGCGAGGTGACAAAGTTCGCGGCCGGCGACCTGGTCGGCGTCGGCTGCATGGTCGACAGCTGCGGCACCTGCCCCTCATGCCATGACGGCGACGAGCAATATTGCGAGGGGACTGGCTTCGTCGGCACCTATAACGGGCCGGACAAGCATCTCGGCGGCCACACCTTTGGCGGCTATTCGGACAGGATCGTGGTCAAAGAGAGCTTCGTGTTGCGCATCGGCCAAGACGAGGCCGATCTCGCCGCGGTCGCGCCGTTGTTGTGCGCGGGCATCACCACCTATTCGCCGCTCAAGCATTGGGGCGCCGGGCCGGGCAAGAAGGTCGGCGTGGTCGGCATTGGCGGTCTCGGCCATATGGGCGTCAAGATCGACGCGGCGATGGGCGCGCATGTCGTCGCCTTCACAACTTCGGAGAGCAAGCGTGGCGACGCGCTTGCGCTGGGCGCACATGAGGTCGTGGTCTCGCGCAACGCGGAGGAAATGGCGGCGCACGCCAACAGCTTCGACTTCATCCTCAACACGGTGGCGGCGAGCCACGATCTCGACGCGTTCACCGCGCTGTTGAAGCGCGACGGCACGCTGACTTTGGTCGGCGTGCCCGAGCATGCGCACCCCTCGCCCTCGGTGATGAACCTGGTCTTCCGCCGCCGCGCGATCGCCGGATCGCTGATCGGCGGGATCGCCGAGACGCAGGAGATGCTCGATTTCTGCCAGGCCCACGGCCTTGTCGCGGACATCGAGATGATCGCGATGCAGGACATCGACGCCGCTTATGACCGGATGGTCAAGGGCGATGTCAAATACCGCTTCGTGATCGACATGGCCTCGCTCGAGGGTGCGGTCGCCTGACCCGGCGCAGGGGCTGGCGAGGCGCGCCAGCCCCTGCCATCATCGCGCGATGCGCCATCTGTTCCTGCTGCTCGCGCTGGCGAGCGTCGCGGTCTGTCCGCCAGCGGCGGCCCAAGCGGAGGTACGCGTCGCCTTCGACCTGCGCGGCGAGACCGGGATGCGTGCCGCAGGCGTCGCCGATCGCGCGACCGGCCGCCCCGTCACCGCCGACGATCCGGTGCGGATCGCGAGCATCTCCAAGCTGGTGGTCGCGCTGGGCGTGATGCGGATGGTCGAAGCGGAGCAGCTCGACCTCGACCGTGATGTGAGCGAGGTGCTCGGCTGGCAGGTGCGCAACCCGGCCTTTCCCGATGTGCCGGTGACACTGCGGCAGCTCCTCTCGCACCGTTCGGGACTGATCGACCCCGAGGAATATCGCGTGCCGCTGGGCGACCGGCTGGCCGACATGGTGGCGCGGTCGCAGCTCTGGGACGCCGGGCACCGGCCGGGCGCGTACTTCCGCTACGCAAATATTGGCTTTCCGGTGATCGCGAGCGTGATGGAGAAGGCCAGCGGCGAGCGCTTTGATCGTCTCATGCAGCGGCTGGTGCTGGCACCGCTCAAGCTCGACGCCTGCTTCAACTGGTCGACGTGCAGCGATGCGAAGATCGCGCGCCACGTGGTGCTGTATCGCGCGACTGGTGAGGTGGCGCTGGACGATCTGCGCGGCAAGCGGCCGGACTGCCCGGCGATCGTCAAGGCGGGGTGCGATCTCGCCGGATATCGGCTGGGGGAGAATGGCGCGCTGTTCTCGCCGCAGGGCGGGTTGCGCGCATCGATGCGCGATCTCGCGGTGATCGGGCGGATGCTGCTGCAGGGCGGCGGGAGCTTCCTCAGCCGCAAGTCGATCGCCGAGCTGGAGCGCGTGGCGTGGCGGTTCGACGGGACGAACGGGGATACGTCGAACGGTTTCTATTGCCGGTACGGGCTCGCGGTGACGACGCTGCCGACGGCGCGGGACGGGTGTTCCGACGATCTGTTCGGGGACAGGCGCACGCGTGTGGGGCATGCCGGTGAGGCCTATGGGCTGCGTTCGGGGTTGTGGATCGATCGCGCGAAGGAAACGGGCGTGGCGTTCTTCGCGACGGCGACGCCGGGCGACAGCAAAGGCGTCACGGCGTTCAGCCGGGAAGAGGAACGGCTCGCGCGGGAGAAGTGAAGTGGGGAGCTTCTGTTGCCCGGTGCTCCCCGTACCGCTGGAATCCGCTTCTGTTGCCCGGTGCGGTCCAACCGCGCATTTTAGAGTAATCTTAGGCCGTTAAGCCGTGGGATTACGCCGCAATAGCGAGTGCTTCGTTATCGTTGGCACTTGTGTGTATGGGCCGTCGCGGTGGTCCCATTCCGAACGAAAACAGCGCTTTTCAACACACGTCGATCCTGGTTCGGCCCCGTCAGAAACGGTGTCCAGTACACCACCGATTATGGTGGAGCCGCCGGGTACTGCCCCCGGGTCCGCTGCGTCTATTGCACGCCGCACTTTATCGTCATAGCCGGGCGAACCCGGCACCTCCCAATATAGGAAGCGCAAATCCGATTGAAAAGAGCGGGATTTGGCGTCGTTTGCGTACCAAAAAACAAATCAAGGCCTTGTGAAGGCCATAAAGGGGGAGCAAATAACATGCCATGCTTACCCAGCGTTCCCGTTATGCCCTGCGCGCCATGCTGTTCCTGGCGAAGCAGCCGCGGGACGGCGCGCCGACGCCGATGACCCGCATCGCCGCCGAGGCGAACGTGCCGCGCAAGTTCCTCGAGCTGATCCTCGCCGACCTGCGTGAGGCAGGATTCCTCGATTCGACGCGCGGCAAAATGGGCGGCTATCGCCTCGCGCGGCCCAACCACCTCATCTCATTGGGCGAGATCATCCGCGTCATTGAGGGGCCACTGGCGCTGGTGCCGTGCGTCAGCCGCACCGCCTATCGCCCGTGCCTCGACTGCAAGGACGAAGCCGCCTGCGCGATCCGCCACGCGATGGCGCGCGTGCGCGACGAGACCGCGCGGATCCTCGACGGCACCAGCCTTGCGGACGCCACCGCCGAGGAGCTGGCGGCGGCCTAGGCCGCGGCGTTGCGCTTCTTCAGCTCGTCGCGAATCTCGCGGAGCAGCACGACATCGGCTGGATCCTCGGCCGCCGCGGCCTGCGTCGCCGGGACGATACGGTTCACCGCGCGGATCAGCAGGAAGATGATGAAGGCGATGATCAGGAAGTTCACCGACTGGGTGATGAACTCGCCATAGCCGAACAGCGGCACGCCGGCCTTTTTGAGCGCGGCATAGTCGGTCGAGCCCTGAAGGTTCGCCGGCACCTCGCCCAGCACCAGGAAATAGCTCGAGAAATCGAGCCCGCCGAAGATCTTGCCGATCACCGGCATGATGATGTCCTCGGTCAGCGAGGTCACGATCTTGCCGAATGCCGCGCCGATGATGACCGCGACGGCGAGGTCGAGCACATTGCCGCGCGCGATGAAGGCCTTGAATTCGTTGATCATGGACGCACCCCTGTACTGTCTGTGCGGAGCGAGGGTAACCGTGCGATTCCGGGGCGGCAACCCGGCTTTCCATTGCGAAGCGGCGCGGCGTCCCCTACCTTCGCAGGTGTCGTATCGATGCGACACACTTGGAGGGATGTTTCGACATGAAGCTTCGTCTCGTTGCTGCGCTGGTTTCCGCCGCCCTGCTGTCGGCCTGCGGGCTCAACAGCGTGCCCACTGCCGAGGAAGCGGCGAAGGCGAAATGGGCCGAGGTGCAGAACCAGTATCAGCGCCGCGCCGACCTGATCCCCAACCTCGTCTCGACCGTCCGTGCCGCCGGCGCGCAGGAGAAGTCGATCCTGGTCGAGGTGACCCAGGCGCGCGCCGCCGCCACTCAGGTGCGCGTCAGCGACGCCGATCTGACCGACCCGGCCAAGGTCCAGGCGTTCGACCGCGCGCAGAATGCGGTCACGCTGTCGCTGCAGCGGCTGCAGGAAGCCTATCCCGAGCTCAAGAGCCAGGCCAATTATGCGACGCTGATGACTCAGCTCGAGGGCACCGAGAACCGCATCGGCATCTCGCGCCGCGACTATAACGAGGCGGTGCAGAGCTATAACACCACCATCCGTACCTTCCCCGACGCGATCGGCGCCAAGATTTTCTACGGCGCCAAGCCGATGACCCCGTTCCAGGCGACCACGCCGGGGGCGGAGACGGCACCGAGCGTGAATTTCGGAAACGAGAGCTGAGCCGCCGCTGACGGAGCGGAGGCGATGATGCATCGCGCTGTCCTGCTGGCCGCCATCGTCCTGATCGGTTGCGGGAGTAAATCGGAAGGGAGCGCGCCGCGCGACCTGCCCGCGCTGACTGGGCGCGTGGTCGACAAGGCCGATTTGCTGCCGCCCGACAAGGAAGGACTGCTGACTCGTGAATTGGCGGCGGCGGAAAAGAAGACGCGTGCGCAGTTCGTTGTGGTCACTCTGCCGAGCCTCGGTGGCCGGCGCATCGAGGACGTCGGTGTCGAATTGGGGCGTGCATGGGGAGTCGGGCGCTACGATATCGACGATGGCGTGATGCTGATCGTCGCGCCGACCGAACGCAGGGTGCGGATCGAGGTCGGCTACGGCCTGGAGGGTGTACTGCGCGACGAAGAAGCGATGGCGATCATCACCGACCGCATTATGCCGCGATTCAGGCAAGGTGACATGGCCGCCGGGATTATGGATGGAAGCGCCGCGATCATTCGAGAAATCGACGTGCCGGGAGCAACCCCATGAGGCCGCTGTATCTGTTCCTCGCCCTCATGCTCGCGGTGCTGGCCGGCACCGCGGCGCAGGCGCAGACCTTCCCCAAGCTGACTGGCCGGGTGGTCGATGCCGCCAATCTGCTCAGCCCCGAGCAGGAAGCGCAGCTGACCGCGATGTCGGACGCGACCGAGAAGGCCACGGGGCGGCAGCTGGTCGTCGCCACCGTGCCCGACCTGCAGGACTATCCGATCGAGGATTTCGGCTACAAGCTCGGCCGCGCGTGGAAGATCGGCCAGTCGGAGGCCGACAACGGCATCATCCTGCTGGTCGCACCCACCGAGCGCAAGGTGCGGATCGAGGTCGGCTATGGCCTCGAGCCGATCATGACCGACGCGCTCTCCGGCATGATCATCCGCGACACGATCCTGCCGGCCTTTCGCAGCGGCGACATGGGCGGCGGTATCGTCGCGGGCGCGAACGCGATCAACGAGCAGCTCAAATTGCCGCTCGAAGCCGCCGAGGTGCGCGCCAAGCAGCTCGTCGACGCGGGCAGCCGTCAGCGATCGCGCGGCGGTGGCGCGAACTGGTTCGTGATCGCCTTCTGGATCTTCGTCGTCCTGACGGTGGTGCTGCCGATCGTGATCGGCGCGGCGCGTGGCAAGAAATACCGGGGTGGCCATGCCCCGGTGGTGATCTGGGGCCCGGGCTGGGGCGATGGCGGTTCCTCCTGGGGCGGGTCGTCTTGGGGAGATGGCGGCGGATCGTCCTGGGGCGGTGGAGGCGGTGGCTTCTCGGGCGGCGGCGGGTCGTTCGGCGGCGGCGGCGCATCGGGGGGCTGGTGATGACACGGCGGTTCACGAGTGATGAGCATGGCCAGGTGACCGCCGCGGTCGCCGGGGCTGAACGCGGCACCGACAGCGAGATCGTGACGATCGTCACCGACTGGTCGGACCATTATCACGACGTCTCGCTCTATTATGCGGCGGCGGCGATGCTCGCGGCGCTGGGGCTGTTCGCGGCCTTTCCGGGGTTGCTCGATGCCAAGCTGGCGTTTTTCACTGGCGGGTGGGGAGAGGCCGATCGGCACATCCAGCTCGCGCTGCTGGTGGTGGTG
This is a stretch of genomic DNA from Sphingomonas sp. BT-65. It encodes these proteins:
- the mscL gene encoding large conductance mechanosensitive channel protein MscL; the protein is MINEFKAFIARGNVLDLAVAVIIGAAFGKIVTSLTEDIIMPVIGKIFGGLDFSSYFLVLGEVPANLQGSTDYAALKKAGVPLFGYGEFITQSVNFLIIAFIIFLLIRAVNRIVPATQAAAAEDPADVVLLREIRDELKKRNAAA
- a CDS encoding LemA family protein, which encodes MKLRLVAALVSAALLSACGLNSVPTAEEAAKAKWAEVQNQYQRRADLIPNLVSTVRAAGAQEKSILVEVTQARAAATQVRVSDADLTDPAKVQAFDRAQNAVTLSLQRLQEAYPELKSQANYATLMTQLEGTENRIGISRRDYNEAVQSYNTTIRTFPDAIGAKIFYGAKPMTPFQATTPGAETAPSVNFGNES
- a CDS encoding YgcG family protein, with protein sequence MMHRAVLLAAIVLIGCGSKSEGSAPRDLPALTGRVVDKADLLPPDKEGLLTRELAAAEKKTRAQFVVVTLPSLGGRRIEDVGVELGRAWGVGRYDIDDGVMLIVAPTERRVRIEVGYGLEGVLRDEEAMAIITDRIMPRFRQGDMAAGIMDGSAAIIREIDVPGATP
- a CDS encoding YgcG family protein, which produces MRPLYLFLALMLAVLAGTAAQAQTFPKLTGRVVDAANLLSPEQEAQLTAMSDATEKATGRQLVVATVPDLQDYPIEDFGYKLGRAWKIGQSEADNGIILLVAPTERKVRIEVGYGLEPIMTDALSGMIIRDTILPAFRSGDMGGGIVAGANAINEQLKLPLEAAEVRAKQLVDAGSRQRSRGGGANWFVIAFWIFVVLTVVLPIVIGAARGKKYRGGHAPVVIWGPGWGDGGSSWGGSSWGDGGGSSWGGGGGGFSGGGGSFGGGGASGGW